From Orcinus orca chromosome 3, mOrcOrc1.1, whole genome shotgun sequence, a single genomic window includes:
- the C2CD4C gene encoding C2 calcium-dependent domain-containing protein 4C, with product MKKTNMWFLERLRGSGENGATGGEGGDRAAKGPLYSNVLTPDKIPDFFIPPKLPAGPTEPEAQAELGPSTSEQNLASAAPRRGPRSPRLPAKLAAESKSLLKAATRHVIQIESAEDWTAEEAATNADPQAQGAMSLPSVPKAQTSYGFATLAESPHTRRKESLFHSEHGALAQVGSPGTRRRRGGVKANGGDGAPREAGGALMSPGRCVSGGESDTGSSAESSPFGSPLLSRSVSLLKGFAQDSQAKVSQLKHSVGRHGSPSADDSTPDTSPGARRRLARRATPEPGPEPGAAPRAEHAVRIGPRGSVRLLAEYEAAQARLRVRLLAAEGLYDRLCDARSINCCVGLCLVPGKLQKQRSTIVKNSRHPVFNEDFFFDGLGPASVRKLALRIKVVNKGSSLKRDTLLGEKELPLTSLLPFL from the coding sequence atgaagaaaaccaacatgTGGTTCTTGGAGCGGCTTCGTGGGTCAGGGGAGAATGGAGCTACGGGGGGCGAGGGTGGGGACAGGGCCGCCAAGGGGCCCCTGTACAGCAACGTGCTGACGCCCGACAAGATCCCGGACTTCTTCATCCCCCCGAAGCTGCCCGCCGGCCCCACGGAGCCGGAGGCTCAGGCTGAGCTGGGGCCCTCGACCTCGGAGCAGAACCTGGCCTCTGCCGCGCCCCGCCGCGGCCCCCGGAGCCCCCGGCTGCCTGCCAAGCTGGCCGCCGAGAGCAAGAGCCTGCTGAAGGCGGCCACCAGGCATGTGATCCAGATCGAGAGCGCAGAGGACTGGACCGCCGAGGAGGCCGCCACCAACGCCGACCCCCAGGCCCAGGGGGCCATGTCGCTGCCCTCGGTGCCCAAGGCCCAGACGTCCTATGGCTTCGCCACGCTGGCCGAGAGCCCCCACACGCGGCGCAAGGAGTCTCTGTTCCATAGCGAGCACGGGGCTCTGGCCCAGGTGGGCTCCCCGGGCACCCGGCGCCGTCGGGGGGGCGTCAAGGCCAACGGGGGCGATGGGGCGCCCAGGGAGGCCGGCGGTGCCCTCATGAGCCCCGGCCGCTGCGTCAGTGGCGGGGAGAGCGACACGGGGTCCTCGGCCGAGTCCTCGCCGTTCGGGTCCCCCCTGCTCTCGCGCTCCGTGTCGCTGCTCAAAGGGTTCGCCCAGGACAGCCAGGCCAAGGTGAGCCAGCTGAAGCACTCGGTGGGCCGCCACGGCTCCCCGTCGGCCGACGACAGCACGCCGGACACCAGCCCTGGGGCCCGGCGCCGCCTGGCCCGCAGGGCCACCCCGGAGCCCGGCCCCGAGCCCGGCGCGGCGCCCCGCGCGGAGCACGCTGTGCGCATAGGCCCGCGGGGCAGCGTGCGGCTGCTGGCGGAGTATGAGGCGGCCCAGGCCCGCCTGCGCGTGCGCCTGCTGGCGGCCGAGGGCCTCTATGACCGGCTCTGCGACGCCCGCAGCATCAACTGCTGTGTGGGCCTGTGCTTGGTGCCCGGCAAGCTGCAGAAGCAGCGCAGCACCATCGTCAAGAACAGCCGCCACCCCGTCTTCAACGAGGACTTCTTCTTCGACGGCCTGGGGCCGGCCAGCGTGCGGAAGCTGGCGCTCAGGATCAAGGTGGTGAACAAGGGCAGCAGCCTCAAGCGGGACACCCTGCTCGGGGAGAAGGAGCTGCCCCTGACCTCTCTGCTTCCCTTCTTGTAA